From the genome of Botrytis cinerea B05.10 chromosome 7, complete sequence:
ctAGAAAACGGTAGCGCAAAAGTTGTCATTATCCAAAAAGCAGGCCATCATTTGTATctagatggatgggaagaattcaatgaattcATGAGAGGCGAGATGAAGGAGACGACCATGGACAATCGCAAGATGAAAAGTGTTTTAGAGAAGCTGGGGGTGGAGGTTGAGGAAAGATCATAGTATGTAGTTCGCAGAAAGGAagtgaaattttgaattggattgggttAGGTTTAGAGGGGACACGGTGCGGGATTATATCAGGTATACTTAATGGTTTTGGCTCTAGTTTTGTATGGGAACAAGCAATACAGGATTGTGTGTGATGTTGGAGTTTTTGGGGACTGATCACTCTAGATTTATTTACATGGACAAAGGCGAGTAGAGCGAGCAGggtgtttttcttcttcttcttctcctttctataTCCATACTTGTAAAAGTACAATGCACCCACTCGACCACCCATTAGCAGACGCATTCatgagatatatatagactCATAAACTTAGACAGacttaaataaaaataaatgcagaagcatagcatagcatagtATCGCATAGCATCGCACCGAGAAGATAGTCACATCCAATATCCGTACTATCACATCCATACAAGTAATTACCAAAATTATATAcacataaaaaaaaagaaatatccaACACCTTTTGCCGTCTGTGCTGGCCGTGTCTTCAAAAAGAGGCCTGGGTATATCGAACCTCCACACGTGCGCGCCTGATTTgacctttcctttcctttcctgaCCTGACCTGACCTGACTAGGCCTGacaaatactaataatacgaataccaataccaataccaatatcagTCCCATGATTATGCCCGTGATTACATCGCTATCGCTATATCATTACATTTTACATTATTGCTCCATCGTTTGTGCGTTTGTTCTTCCGTTTatttggtttgtttgtttgtgtatTCATTCAAAACTTGGTACCGTTGACGTATGGTAGGAGGTTTTGAGTGCCTAGCGTGCGACCCTctggagggggagagagagatgtggTTAGTTATAGTAGTGgtgataataatgataacaaggggatttttatatctttctaGAGcaagagagggagagagggataGCAATAGTAAAAGTAACACGTACTAACAAACCAAACAATCAAGCTCGGCAATTTAAAATTTCCCGACCTGCCCGTCGCCTTGCTCCGTCCAAGAGCCACCGCAATCATCGGGGCCCCGTCCGTTTTATACACCACGGGGGCTTTCGATCTCAGCACCAGATCTAAATTTTTCGCCAGCGCGTGCGCCTGTTTATCCGCGTAGACGAACTGGCTCGGTTGCGCATCGATAATGTCGCCTGCGGCCCAGACATCTTCGGCGCCGTGGACGCGCAGCTGCGGATCGACTTTTACGAAGTTTTGACCGTCGAGCAGGTCTCTGGGGATGAATTGGCTGTTTGGGATGGTGCCCAGCGTGGGGAGATAGAGATCGCAAAGCAGTTTTTCGCCATTGGATAGGGAGAGTTCGGTTTGGGAGGTGGGGAGCACTTTGGTGGAGTTGATTCGCGTGCGGAGTCGCACGTTGACATGCATTTTCTCGAGCTCTTTTTGGGCTCCTGAGGCGATGGGGCTCGTGACTGCGCCTTTGAGAATTTCGTCGCTGGATGTGATCTTTGTTTTTCGGTTAGCATGTcgtctatctatttatatgGGAATTAGATCGGTATGCGATAGTACGTACTAATATGACATCCTTGGTCTTTCCAAATTCGAATCCTAACTCTCCGACGGTCTCTACACCCGTGGGTCCTGCGCCTCCCACTACAATAATTTTTGCGTTGGCTACCTTCTCGCGAAATCTATGAAGGAGCTCTTTGGTCTGTTCGTATCCGGACGGTGCTCCTTTCCACGGTACTTCGCCTATGGTGTGACTACCGGTAGCAATAACCAACGAATCGTATGATTGAACTGAATCGTGTCCCGCCGTAGTTTTGATCGTGACGGTTTTAGCGACCGCATCCATACTCGTAGCGGTCCCTAAGAGGAACTCGAAAGATTCGCTTGGATATTTGGAAAAGCCAGGCGCAATCTCGGCGAACATCTGGAAAAAAAGTGTCAATTACGTAGCGAGAGGTTGGAGAAAATtccaaatatcaagaatTGGCGTACCTTTTCATCTCCGAATTGTCCTGGAACAATTGCTATTATCGTTTGTGAGAATAAGATCCAAAAACAAGTGTGAATAGATGTCTTGCTACAAACCTCGAACTGAAGCCATGTTCCAATATAGATGTGTGGTAGGCGAGACCAAAACTATCTTGAGGTCAGGAACCGCCGACAGAGTCGTTTTCAAAAGCCTGCGTAGCATTAGTTACTCTCTTTACTACATCATATAGTATAAAGATACTGACTTATGCGCGACTGTGAGTCCAACATAGGAAGCCCCGAGAATCAGGACAGTTTTCGACATCTTTGCGCGAATGATCAGTATTCTCTAGAAAAACGAGGTTCTGATCTTGTGTTGTCTTTTGAAacattgaagaaatgaaatatcGCGAATAGTTATAAGAAAATGTGTtagtgaagatgagatgggaacCATCAGTGCTGAAACAATAGTTTGATGTCAAAGAATGAGGGTAGCAAAAAGTAATAAGAATTAGTCCTTGTGCGCAGAACAATCTCATATTAATAGCAATGATATTATGTCTACCTAGTACCCATCAGTAGAGCAGCGCCACGAATAGTTCGCCGGCTTGGTATTGAAATTACTTGGGGCCTTAAAGGCTGCATAGTAAATTATATAGAGGGTCGAAGAAGGGAAAGCGAGAAGAAAAGGTCCACATCAGCGAAAGTTTGTTGTGATACTTGTGAAGATGTTTGGGACCTTTGGGAAGCGAAGTCTACTAAAGGATGATTCAACCCGAGACCCcgtaatataatatttggtCCGAGAGGATCTGCGTCTCTGCACGGACGAGATCCTCAAAGACTTATTTTTGAGCTCTGTGCGATAGATTCATCTCAATTAAGCTTTCGGGTTTCGGACGAAGAATCTCATATCGACCAATGAAAGCGACGGATTTAGATCAAAACGCGTAAATTGCTTGATTCAGAAGTGGTCCAAACATTGCGGTTGACTTAGATGTCAGCAACACCACGGGGAAAACATGTGGAAATACAACGCAGCACACGATAGCAGCAAGGTTATTGTTCACTTAATATCACACGGTGGCCATTTTCGAGATCATGtgcagaagagaagagggacTACGTAGCTTCCTTGTTATGTTCTCAGCCCACCTCAGGTGGAAGACCCTGGACAATATATAAGCTCTCCTTGTCAATAGATTAATGATCAACAACTAAAAGTATCAATTGACAGGCACCTTATCTTCAACCCCAAAAGAAACGATTCGACATCCCAGTGGggatatatgatataatgatattgGTACCTATATCAACAACTCCCTAACCCAGCCACTCAGCCATCAATCACATcccttccatatccatatttcCTCTTATTGGGTATCCGCAGATTCCCAATGCCTTCAAGTCTCCTAAAATTTCATGAAAGCCAAGAAAAAATCCTTCCATATCATTTCCAGAATATTTCTGTTCCagattatatcaataatgcCTCCCCCTTTCCAAACCTCgttaaaaatattatacaatCATAGAGCCAACTACCTCCATCCGGGAAACATTGTTCACCCCTCTCACCCCGCCATTTCCATCCTCACAAGTCACGCGAAGGTATTGGTGTAGGTCGACCCAAAAGATTAATACAATTGGTTAACAATAAAGCAGCTTCATGCAACAATTGCCACCTCGTTTTTTCAAAAACGCTTTTCAAAACCATCAGCATCCCAGAACATCCATTAAGACCAGTCAACTTTTTCAGTTCCTCAGGATTATCCACCGAGCCAAATCTTCGTAAATAGGCCCGCATGTCCCGAACTTGGTCGTCCATTGAGTCTGGAGAAGGTACTGGGGCAGTGGTATGTCCTTCGAGTGCATATCCGTAGCACCATACAATCAGAGCAGCGAAATACATAACCCACGGTCTGTTTAGTAGAATATCGTCGCGGGCCGAATAATCAAATGGTGGATCTGGTTGTGCATGATCAAAGCCGTGGGAGGCTGAGGTAGGCTCTTTGGGGAGAAGAACTGTgcaaagaaatttgattgcATAAAATGTCGCATCCCTAGCTCTAGCGGTGGGTGCCCAagtttctttcattcttttctgaGCACTATTCAAGTCCTGGGATCCAATCGTGCGACCAAGAAGACGTTTTGCTCTTGCAAATATTTGACAGTCGACAACATCAACATGCATTGCCATGTGTGCTAGGTGATGAAGCACTGTCCTGGATTGATAGACAACATTGTTTTCCTTGCCGGTGTATGCATATGGTCCTGTCATCGTTTCAGATTGTTGCAGCAAAGATATGTCGAAATCTCGTTTCCAAAGGTCAAATGCTCGAGTCAAGGATCCTCTCCATTTGTCCCGGCCACCCAACGCCTGTGATACACCCAATGAGTTCACCTGCAGATCACGCTGATGCATATGCCAGCTAACGCTCAAGAGTCCTGCCATCAATATCGTACGACCAAATGAGTTTGTTCGCACCGTTTGAGCATTAAGGGTTCGTTTAAGACCTTCCAAAAACGATATAGGCTTTACTCCATTGGCTTGGAGGGTTGACTCCAATCTGCCAACTTCAGCACTACTTGTGGCATTCCACATGGCTTCATCGCATGGTAAAGGAAGACGCATCTCGTGAGCGACCATGACTGTAGAATGTCCGAACATCGTTGCGTGCGTAGAGTCAATAACAAAGGCCGCAAACGCGGCACGTCTTGTCGCTTCGTTTGTGATCCAATGATTCCACCACTCATCAGGCGTGTTAGCTCCTGGGGTTGACGATTGACGTGAATTATTGTGCCCTTGTTCCTTCGCACTTGGGGGAGAATCCAGAGCAGAGCGGCCTATTAACGAGCTACCCCGACGCATCAATGTGATTGTGGTTGCATGATGAATGTGGGCTCTTTCGTGGAGCGCTCTGGTAGAATACATTTTTTCATACACTTCTAATAGCAAAAGAGCCTGGAATACCCACAACTTGGCTGGAGGGCGAAATTGCTGATCACTGAATATCTCCCATCTCAAGTGCCATGCCAGGAAATTTGACAGTTCCGCACCAGCCTGCGTCACATCTTCAGCGTACGTGTTGTCAAGAAGAGATGCGCCTATGGCCATCATTGCAATCAGAAGGAGATTCGGTGTATTATCTGGAGAAAAGGTTGGTTTGTGTACTAAAACGATTATTAGCAAGCTCTACTTGACGTCAATTAACGAAACACAAAAATCCTACATATTGGCATTTGATCGCTAAAATGGTACCAGTAACTACCAATATACGTTTGCATCATTTTTCTACTCATCATATGACTGTCATTACTACGGTCCCCATCAAAAAGTGCATCCTTTTTCTGCTTAACAAGGGGTGCGTTTCCAGTCTCGTTGAATCTTTCCTTAATTAAGTCAATAATGGCTTGGCTCTTTTCTTCTGACAATACTGTCTCCGGCAAGCTAGTGTCAAGCAAACTAGTTACGGCCATAGGATGATGGGGTTGATGAGAATTATGAGGGTAAAACCCCTCGAGGCCAATATCGTTAGTAAAATAAGGTGCGTAGTATTGCGCTGTAGCGTCAGGGTAGCTGCTAGAAATGTAAATTAGGCACTTATTACACTGGGCAATTGTGTTATAATACTCACTTTGCGTAAGGTTGTTGACTCATCTGACCCATTTCGTTCTGTTGACTGCTGAAAAGGTATGCTACAAAATCTTCGGGTATGGCGAACGGAGATCGATTGTAACATCCTTCGCCACCGAATACGGGCATTGTGTTTGACGTGGTCATCTGATCTAGAAGCACCATGTCTGGGCCTGAATGTTGAGCTTGACTTGTGCCGTTAGAATACTCGGTAGAGACAGGAGTTTGAAATTGTGACTCGGGCTCACGTGAGGGCATCGTGGTTGCAGTCACATTCGCAAATCCTGGCGGTGGTAAGCTAAAAGGAGGAAAGTTTTGCTGGCTTATGTATGCATGCGGGCTATGTGGTTGATTGCTATGGTAGTTTTGGTTGTTTGAGGCGTTCGGTAGCATAGCGTAATGACCAACATTAGTTTGCAATGATCTGGAAAAATCTGAAGACCTAGTATCAGGTGTTCCAAAGCTTTGGTGTCGTTGGCCTCTGCCATTAGAACCTGCAGATGATGAGTTTTGGCCCCTCTGGATCATATCAGAATCGGACCGCGTGTAATTGGCAGATGGATATCCATCTGCGCCATTAATTGCGCCAGCACCAGAATAAGTTCCGGGTGCTGATTTAGTCACTGGCGAGTATGAGGTTGGTCGAATATCTTGTGGAGACTGGTAAGGTATTTGCGTTGTTTGTATCTTGGGCCCTACTAGACTCGGCCTTGTTACTTCAGGAGACGCGGACCCTCGAGGTACCTGTGGTTGTGAGATCTGCGATACTGGTGACCCTTGACTCAACATTGAATCTTTTCTATGTAATTGAGATCCTTTTGCAGTATGCCGGTCTCGATGCCTATTACATAAATCTTGTCTGACAAACGTTCTCGAGCACCCCTCAAAGTCGCAGTTGTATATCTGTTTCGGGGTATGGTTTAATTGATGGCGGTAGCTAAATGGACAAGTTGTCAGTAATCAAACTACACATTAATACGACTGTGTAGGTCTTACAGATGCTCAGCTCTAGAATAGCTCTTCCCACAGCCTGATGTAGAGCATTCAAACTTCTTGTCTAGACCTTTGCGACTTCTCCTTCGCTTTCGCGAGGGGCCATCGTCACCAGAAGTGTGACCCTCTGGAAGTTCTTCATGCGAAAGCTCGCCATCATCTTCTGTGGTTTTCAATGATATACGGCTTCGACGTCTACCGCGATTCTTATCAGCCATGATATTATTCGCAGGGAAATTAAGAGGATTCGCAGCTAATATCGAAGTCATAATCTCATGATATCTTGTAGTAAGTGTCGCAATATGTACGGTATCTTGGTTTGCCAATACTCTGTCGGGCGGTTCTTGAAAGCTTTGGGGAGCTGAGGCTGGCGCATAGGGTGGCGAAATCACTCT
Proteins encoded in this window:
- the Bcalo2 gene encoding Bcalo2, whose amino-acid sequence is MSKTVLILGASYVGLTVAHKLLKTTLSAVPDLKIVLVSPTTHLYWNMASVRAIVPGQFGDEKMFAEIAPGFSKYPSESFEFLLGTATSMDAVAKTVTIKTTAGHDSVQSYDSLVIATGSHTIGEVPWKGAPSGYEQTKELLHRFREKVANAKIIVVGGAGPTGVETVGELGFEFGKTKDVILITSSDEILKGAVTSPIASGAQKELEKMHVNVRLRTRINSTKVLPTSQTELSLSNGEKLLCDLYLPTLGTIPNSQFIPRDLLDGQNFVKVDPQLRVHGAEDVWAAGDIIDAQPSQFVYADKQAHALAKNLDLVLRSKAPVVYKTDGAPMIAVALGRSKATGRSGNFKLPSLIVWFVKGRTLGTQNLLPYVNGTKF